One Kiritimatiellales bacterium genomic window carries:
- a CDS encoding glycosyltransferase, translating to MLHPNKGNDRIIRALAELKDQIPNMKYLLVGSGPEKENLIKLAEELAMNNCVIFTGWLPYESDVVDALRTADIGLVMRIGQFSDNFHVTDTLSHEMACGLPILAARLKGFEGLIEENETGLLFDPADMEEFKTTLLQMYRQQDERIAMGKRAREKSIRAFDIELISSFQTEALLRLI from the coding sequence ATACTCCATCCGAATAAAGGAAACGACCGGATTATCCGTGCATTAGCTGAATTAAAAGATCAAATCCCGAATATGAAATATCTGTTAGTCGGCTCGGGGCCGGAAAAAGAAAATCTAATAAAACTCGCCGAAGAACTCGCCATGAACAACTGCGTTATCTTTACTGGCTGGCTTCCTTATGAAAGCGATGTTGTAGATGCGCTCCGCACAGCGGACATCGGCTTAGTTATGCGTATCGGCCAATTCTCAGATAATTTTCACGTTACTGACACACTCTCGCATGAAATGGCGTGCGGCCTGCCGATCTTGGCCGCCCGGTTGAAAGGGTTTGAAGGCCTGATTGAAGAAAATGAAACGGGATTGCTTTTTGATCCGGCGGATATGGAAGAGTTCAAAACGACCCTTTTACAAATGTACCGGCAGCAAGATGAACGGATCGCTATGGGGAAGCGAGCCAGAGAAAAAAGCATTCGCGCATTTGATATCGAATTGATCTCATCCTTTCAAACGGAGGCGTTGCTTCGTTTAATTTAA